One uncultured Tolumonas sp. DNA segment encodes these proteins:
- a CDS encoding cytochrome b/b6 domain-containing protein produces the protein MEFSSEKVKVWDAFVRIFHWTVVTLFFCNYLLSDRGMPFARGNTLHRYAGYIVIGFVLARLIWGVIGSKNARFKNFIPNPAEFMSFMRAMLRGEHPYYEGHNPAGAVMIICLLSGLLLTGLTGWLSTLGDAIDGWQATVASATDFIDWGDVHEFFANLTMLGAGIHITAVVLVSHLTRENLVHAMLSGYKKKPK, from the coding sequence ATGGAATTTTCATCCGAAAAAGTCAAAGTGTGGGATGCGTTTGTACGTATATTTCACTGGACTGTCGTCACACTGTTTTTCTGCAACTATTTGTTGTCGGATAGAGGCATGCCATTTGCGCGCGGTAATACCCTGCATCGCTATGCTGGTTACATCGTAATTGGTTTTGTGCTGGCGCGGTTGATCTGGGGCGTCATCGGCTCTAAAAATGCTCGTTTCAAAAATTTCATCCCGAATCCGGCTGAATTTATGTCTTTCATGCGAGCTATGCTGCGGGGCGAACATCCGTATTACGAAGGCCATAACCCAGCCGGTGCAGTCATGATCATCTGCTTGTTGAGTGGTTTATTACTGACTGGCCTGACGGGTTGGTTGTCTACACTCGGTGATGCCATCGATGGCTGGCAAGCTACCGTTGCATCAGCGACCGATTTTATTGACTGGGGCGATGTACATGAGTTTTTTGCCAATCTGACCATGTTAGGCGCCGGTATTCATATTACGGCCGTAGTACTGGTCAGCCATCTGACCCGCGAAAATCTGGTGCATGCCATGCTGAGTGGTTATAAGAAAAAACCTAAATAA
- a CDS encoding DUF3857 domain-containing protein, giving the protein MKFKFGMLVGLLVCGQVVQAEEDNASPLLKIVHSQVNYQLNADGSYTKTEEQIIQPLTKEGVEMIASDSLGFSSKREQFTAIHAYTQKADGRKLMVSEDKIFTQEDPAAQGAPQYSDYKYRSFAYP; this is encoded by the coding sequence ATGAAATTCAAGTTCGGCATGTTGGTTGGTTTACTTGTTTGTGGGCAGGTCGTTCAGGCGGAAGAGGACAACGCCTCTCCATTGTTGAAGATTGTACATTCGCAGGTAAATTATCAGTTAAATGCCGATGGCTCTTATACCAAAACGGAAGAGCAGATCATCCAGCCACTGACCAAAGAAGGGGTGGAGATGATCGCCAGTGATAGTTTGGGTTTTAGCAGTAAACGGGAACAATTTACTGCGATTCATGCTTACACCCAGAAAGCGGATGGCCGGAAACTGATGGTGAGTGAAGATAAGATCTTCACGCAGGAAGATCCCGCGGCACAAGGCGCACCGCAATATTCCGATTATAAATATCGCTCGTTTGCTTACCCCTGA